The following proteins are co-located in the Haloplanus sp. HW8-1 genome:
- a CDS encoding IMP cyclohydrolase, translating into MYIGRFIVVGPGIGAYRVSSRSFPNRRIVERGGTLTVAPTPDAPETDNPYVSYNCVRESDGRAVLGNGSHVDPVTEKLDMGYPARDALATALLSLDYEKDDYDTPRIAGVVGDDAATVGVVRRDALLVERVTEPTLVATYEEDDPRRFEFGATTAAEAAREAYGLDFEHAVCAAGVAVDGSVERAVVNGE; encoded by the coding sequence ATGTACATCGGTCGCTTCATCGTCGTCGGTCCGGGGATCGGCGCCTACCGTGTCTCCTCTCGGTCCTTCCCGAACCGTCGGATCGTCGAACGAGGAGGGACGCTGACCGTCGCGCCCACTCCCGACGCCCCCGAGACGGACAACCCGTACGTATCCTACAACTGCGTTCGCGAGAGCGACGGCCGGGCGGTCCTCGGCAACGGCTCGCACGTCGATCCCGTGACGGAGAAACTCGATATGGGCTATCCGGCGCGGGACGCGCTGGCGACGGCGCTGCTCTCGCTGGATTACGAGAAGGACGACTACGACACCCCGCGAATCGCAGGGGTCGTCGGGGACGACGCGGCGACAGTCGGGGTCGTCCGCCGGGACGCGCTGCTGGTGGAGCGGGTCACAGAGCCAACCCTCGTCGCCACCTACGAGGAGGACGACCCCCGGCGCTTCGAGTTCGGGGCGACGACGGCCGCGGAGGCGGCCCGGGAGGCGTACGGCCTCGACTTCGAACACGCGGTCTGTGCGGCGGGGGTCGCGGTCGACGGGAGCGTAGAGAGGGCTGTCGTCAACGGAGAGTAG